The sequence TGTGATAGCAGAAGTTTTATCCAATACTGGTGCCATTGTTGGTGACGCTTAAGGAGCAAAAATGAGCCATCAATTCAAAGATTTTGACGAGGATAGCCTTGAGGTCATTCTTGAAGCGGTAGGCGAGGGAGCAACGCTAAAGGAAATACATGGAATTTCTGATGGGGAAATGGATGAGCTCTATGGTTTAGCTTATGACTTCTATCATCAGGGCAGATTAGATGAGGCCAAAAAATTCTTTCGATTTCTTTGCATTTACGACTTTTACTGTTCTGATTACTTGATGGGGCTAGCTGCAGTGTACCAGCTCAAAAAAGCGTATCAAAAGGCTGCTGATTTATATGCTGTTGCATTTGCGCAGGGCAATGGTGATTACCGGCCTATGCTTTACTCGGGGCAGTGTCAGCTTGCCATGGGGAAATCAGGTAAAGCGAGGCAGTGTTTCGGGGCCGTGATTAAACATTCAAAAGATGAATCGATTAGAAAAATTGCTGATGCGTATATCAAAGCTATCCAAAAAACAGGAGCAGGACCCTCCCAATAAAAAAAGTAGAATGTAGAATGAGCATGAAAATTAGCGGCACCGTAAGTCCCACTTTCAATCAATCTGAAAAGAATTTTGATTTTCTGGCAGACGTTGATCTCGCAAAAAAGGCAGCTCAGCTTACCAGGCTCTCGCCGGTTTTTTTGAAGGAAGCGCAGCGGGCAGCGAAGGAACTGGCGGGAATTGTGGTAAGTAGCGATGAACGCACAGGCCAGCCGTATCGCAATAACGTTAGTCGGCCGGAGCTTTCCGCGCCCAGAAGATTGCCGGAAAAGGCATCGGTTGATGAAAAAGGCGGCAGTACAAAAGTAGAAGTGCGCCTCGCTGCACTTATGGCAGCTCTGGAAAGGGGCAACGTCTCAAAGCTAGCTGCCAGCGCGCACGCATTTTTTTTACAGCAAGAAATGCGTAATTCTGCGAATAGAGAATTAGCGGAAAAATACGAAGCTGCATTGCTCGCGGTTGAGCAATCCACTATTGATCTGGTAGCAATCAGTGGGCAATTGGACGCAGTAATTGAGGCTATTGAAATACTTGAAAAGCAGCTGAGCGATGCGGAGTTGGCTCTGTCATCGGCGGAGGTCGGAACTCCAGAATACGATGCCGCTTTAGAGAAACGCGATGCATTGCAGGAGACCATCAGCGGCAAGCAAGTGCAGGTGGCCGATTTGAGAGTCGCGGCAATCTCGCTGGAGGCGACCGTTCTGGACAGGCAAGCGCAGGTGGCTGCTTTAGGGGCGCAGTGCGAACATGCAGGAATTAGCCTGCCTGAATCATTGCAAAAAAAAGACCAGACCAATATTGCACGGATGCTGTCGTTGATGACAAAGCTAGGCGAATTGATGCTAAAAACAGGAGAGGCGCGTGCCGAAGCCCAGCGCGCCCTCTTTAGAGTCCAAGAGGACATGCGAACCCAAAAAATGGTCGCGGAAGCCGAAAAATCTGAGCGGGAAATGGCTAAGGCTCAAGCACTCAATAAAGCGATGGGGTGTGTAGGAAAAATACTCGGCGCCGTAATAACGGCAGTTGCGGTAGTTGGAGCGGCATTTACGGGAGGTGCGAGCCTCGCCCTGGCGGGCATAGGGGTGGCGTTAATGGTGGCCGATGAAGTATACGGCGCAGTAACCGGTAAATCTTTTATGCAAGATGCAATGCAGCCACTAATGAAAGTCTTACAACCGGTGTTGCAATTTTTTATGGATAAGGTGTCTGCCATGCTTGAAGACTTGGGAGTCGATGCGCAGACTTCCAAGATGGTCAGCATGATCGTGGTATCTGTCGCCATTGCTGTAGCGGCCGTCGCGATTGCCGCCACAGGTGCAGGTAGCGCAGTCGCGAGTGCAATATCCAATATCACTAGCAAAATTGGGGCTGTAATGTCACGCGTGTTAGAGAAAGTAATCGCGAAACTAGTGCCAGCTGTTTTGAAGAAAGCAATTTCACAAGCGGCCAAACAGCTTTCAAGCGCAGCTTCTCGTTTGTTTGATGCGGCATCTCAGCGCTTGGGTATGTCGACTGATTTGGCGAGCAAGCAGATTTATGCGAATCGCATGATGATGCTCAGCTTTGGATTGAATTTTGAAAAGACAGTCATCACCAGCGGTTTGGACGTGGGGGCCGAAGTGGCTAATTTGAAGGTAGCTAAGGCGAATGCAAAAATTCAATTTGGTTCCAGAGAACTCGAATTGTTAAACGATATGATTGCCGCCTTAATGGAGCAGTTTCAAAATTCGTTCAATGTTTCTCAGAGATTTTCCACAGCCGCGAGCGATGCGCTTATGCACCATACAAGCACGGGTGTTGCCTTGGCACGCGCAATTAGGGGTGCTCACTCAGCT is a genomic window of Glaciimonas sp. PAMC28666 containing:
- the sctE gene encoding type III secretion system translocon subunit SctE, coding for MPEKASVDEKGGSTKVEVRLAALMAALERGNVSKLAASAHAFFLQQEMRNSANRELAEKYEAALLAVEQSTIDLVAISGQLDAVIEAIEILEKQLSDAELALSSAEVGTPEYDAALEKRDALQETISGKQVQVADLRVAAISLEATVLDRQAQVAALGAQCEHAGISLPESLQKKDQTNIARMLSLMTKLGELMLKTGEARAEAQRALFRVQEDMRTQKMVAEAEKSEREMAKAQALNKAMGCVGKILGAVITAVAVVGAAFTGGASLALAGIGVALMVADEVYGAVTGKSFMQDAMQPLMKVLQPVLQFFMDKVSAMLEDLGVDAQTSKMVSMIVVSVAIAVAAVAIAATGAGSAVASAISNITSKIGAVMSRVLEKVIAKLVPAVLKKAISQAAKQLSSAASRLFDAASQRLGMSTDLASKQIYANRMMMLSFGLNFEKTVITSGLDVGAEVANLKVAKANAKIQFGSRELELLNDMIAALMEQFQNSFNVSQRFSTAASDALMHHTSTGVALARAIRGAHSA
- the sicA gene encoding type III secretion system translocator chaperone SicA, with protein sequence MSHQFKDFDEDSLEVILEAVGEGATLKEIHGISDGEMDELYGLAYDFYHQGRLDEAKKFFRFLCIYDFYCSDYLMGLAAVYQLKKAYQKAADLYAVAFAQGNGDYRPMLYSGQCQLAMGKSGKARQCFGAVIKHSKDESIRKIADAYIKAIQKTGAGPSQ